The following proteins are encoded in a genomic region of Kosakonia oryzae:
- the cyaY gene encoding iron donor protein CyaY: protein MNDSEFHRLADSLWLTIEERLDDWDGDSDIDCEINGGVLTISFENGSKIIINRQEPLHQVWLATKQGGYHFDLKGDDWVCDRSGETFWDLLEQAATQQAGETVTFR from the coding sequence ATGAACGACAGTGAATTTCATCGCCTCGCCGACAGCCTGTGGCTCACCATCGAAGAACGCCTTGATGACTGGGATGGCGACAGCGACATCGACTGCGAAATCAACGGCGGCGTCTTAACCATTAGCTTTGAAAACGGCAGCAAAATTATCATTAACCGTCAGGAGCCGCTGCACCAGGTGTGGCTGGCGACCAAACAGGGCGGCTACCATTTCGATCTGAAGGGTGACGACTGGGTTTGCGATCGCAGCGGCGAAACGTTCTGGGATCTGCTGGAACAGGCAGCCACGCAGCAAGCGGGCGAAACGGTGACTTTTCGTTAA
- the cyaA gene encoding class I adenylate cyclase has protein sequence MYLYIETLKQRLDAINQLRVERALAAMGPAFQQVYSLLPTLLHYHHPLMPGYLEGNVPQGICLYTPDENQLHYLNELELHRGLPPQESPKGELPITGVYSMGSTSSVGQSCSSDLDIWVCHQSWLDTEERQLLQRKCSLLESWAASLGVEVSFFLIDENRFRHNESGSLGGEDCGSTQHILLLDEFYRTAVRLAGKRILWNMVPGDEEEHYDDYVMTLYAQGVLTPNEWLDLGGLSSLSAEEYFGASLWQLYKSIDSPYKAVLKTLLLEAYSWEYPNTRLLAKDIKQRLHDGEIVSFGLDHYCMMLERVTQYLVAIEDTARLDLARRCFYLKVCEKLSRERACVGWRREVIAQLVKEWGWDDARVAMLDNRANWKIDQVREAHNELLDAMMQSYRNLIRFARRNNLSVSASPQDIGVLTRKLYAAFEALPGKVTLVNPQISPDLSEPNLTFIHVPPGRANRTGWYLYNRAPNMDSIVSHQPLEYNRYLNKLVAWAWFNGLLTSRTHLFIKGNDVVDLAKLQEMVADVSHHFPLRLPAPTPKALYSPCEIRHLAIIVNLEYDPTAAFRNQVVHFDFRKLDVFSFGEQQNCLVGSVDLLYRNSWNEVRTLHFNGEQAMIEALKTILGKMHQDAAPPDSVEVFCYSQHLRGLIRTRVQQLVSECIELRLSSTRQETGRFKALRVAGQTWGLFFERLNVSVQKLENAIEFYGAISHNKLHGLSVQVETNHVELPAVVDGFASEGIIQFFFEETGEEGFNIYILDESNRAEVYHHCEGSKEELVRDVSRFYSSSHDRFTYGSSFINFNLPQFYQIVNTEGRAQVIPFRNQTISTATPANQDNDAPLLQQYFS, from the coding sequence TTGTACCTCTATATTGAGACTCTGAAACAGAGACTGGATGCCATCAATCAACTGCGTGTGGAACGCGCGCTTGCTGCCATGGGGCCTGCTTTTCAGCAGGTCTACAGTCTGCTGCCGACATTACTGCATTACCATCATCCGCTGATGCCGGGTTACCTTGAGGGTAACGTTCCGCAGGGCATTTGCCTTTACACGCCTGATGAAAATCAACTTCACTATCTGAACGAACTCGAACTGCACCGTGGTTTGCCGCCGCAGGAGTCGCCAAAAGGCGAATTACCGATCACCGGCGTTTACTCTATGGGTAGCACGTCATCCGTTGGGCAAAGCTGCTCTTCGGATCTGGACATCTGGGTATGTCATCAATCCTGGCTCGATACCGAAGAGCGACAACTGTTGCAGCGTAAATGCAGCCTGCTGGAAAGCTGGGCCGCGTCGCTGGGCGTGGAAGTGAGTTTCTTCTTGATTGATGAAAACCGTTTCCGTCATAACGAAAGCGGCAGTCTCGGTGGCGAGGATTGCGGCTCGACGCAGCATATACTGTTGCTTGACGAATTTTACCGCACCGCCGTGCGTCTCGCCGGGAAACGTATTCTTTGGAATATGGTCCCGGGCGATGAAGAAGAGCATTACGATGACTACGTAATGACGCTGTACGCGCAGGGCGTGTTGACGCCAAATGAGTGGCTGGATCTCGGCGGCTTAAGTTCCCTTTCGGCGGAAGAGTACTTTGGCGCCAGCCTTTGGCAGCTCTATAAAAGTATCGATTCCCCGTACAAAGCCGTGTTGAAAACCCTGCTGCTTGAAGCCTATTCCTGGGAATATCCCAACACGCGCCTGCTGGCGAAAGACATTAAACAGCGTCTGCATGATGGCGAGATCGTCTCCTTCGGTCTTGATCACTACTGCATGATGCTGGAACGCGTGACGCAATATCTGGTGGCCATTGAAGACACCGCTCGTCTCGATCTGGCGCGCCGATGTTTCTACTTAAAAGTGTGCGAGAAGCTCAGCCGTGAACGCGCCTGCGTCGGCTGGCGTCGTGAAGTGATCGCGCAGTTGGTAAAAGAGTGGGGCTGGGACGATGCGCGCGTAGCTATGCTGGACAATCGCGCCAACTGGAAAATCGATCAGGTGCGTGAAGCACACAATGAGCTGCTCGACGCGATGATGCAGAGCTACCGCAATCTGATCCGTTTCGCCCGCCGCAATAATCTGAGCGTTTCCGCCAGCCCGCAGGATATCGGGGTATTGACCCGTAAACTGTATGCCGCCTTTGAGGCGTTGCCGGGCAAAGTAACGCTGGTGAACCCGCAGATTTCACCGGATCTCTCCGAACCCAATTTAACCTTTATTCATGTTCCGCCTGGCCGCGCCAACCGCACTGGCTGGTATCTGTACAATCGCGCGCCGAACATGGACTCCATCGTCAGCCATCAGCCGCTGGAATATAACCGCTATCTGAATAAGCTGGTGGCCTGGGCCTGGTTTAACGGGCTGCTGACCTCGCGCACGCATCTGTTTATTAAAGGCAACGATGTGGTCGATCTGGCGAAGTTGCAGGAGATGGTGGCGGATGTATCGCATCACTTCCCGCTGCGTCTGCCTGCACCGACCCCGAAAGCGCTCTATAGCCCGTGCGAAATCCGTCACCTGGCGATTATCGTCAACCTGGAATACGACCCGACTGCGGCATTCCGTAACCAGGTAGTGCATTTCGACTTCCGTAAGCTTGATGTTTTCAGCTTCGGCGAGCAGCAAAACTGCCTCGTCGGAAGCGTGGATCTGCTCTACCGCAATTCGTGGAATGAGGTGCGTACGCTGCATTTCAACGGCGAACAGGCGATGATCGAAGCGCTGAAAACGATTCTTGGCAAAATGCATCAGGATGCGGCACCGCCGGATAGCGTTGAAGTGTTCTGCTACAGCCAGCATCTGCGCGGCCTGATTCGAACCCGCGTCCAGCAGCTGGTTTCTGAGTGTATTGAGCTGCGTCTTTCCAGTACGCGCCAGGAAACCGGGCGCTTTAAAGCGCTGCGCGTGGCGGGCCAGACGTGGGGGCTGTTCTTTGAACGCCTGAATGTGTCGGTACAGAAGCTGGAAAACGCGATCGAGTTTTACGGTGCAATTTCGCATAACAAACTGCATGGCCTTTCCGTGCAGGTTGAAACCAATCACGTCGAATTACCGGCGGTGGTGGATGGCTTTGCCAGCGAAGGGATTATTCAGTTCTTCTTTGAAGAGACCGGTGAAGAGGGCTTTAACATCTATATCCTGGATGAGAGCAACCGCGCGGAAGTCTATCACCACTGTGAAGGCAGCAAAGAGGAGCTGGTGCGGGATGTCAGCCGTTTTTACTCGTCATCGCATGACCGCTTCACCTACGGTTCCAGCTTTATTAACTTCAACTTGCCGCAGTTCTATCAGATTGTGAATACGGAAGGGCGTGCGCAGGTGATCCCGTTCCGCAATCAGACCATCAGCACCGCAACACCGGCGAATCAGGATAACGACGCACCGCTGTTGCAGCAATATTTCTCGTAA